A portion of the Flavobacterium limnophilum genome contains these proteins:
- the lpxA gene encoding acyl-ACP--UDP-N-acetylglucosamine O-acyltransferase, with protein MNQPLAYVHPGAKIAKNVVIEPFTTIHNNVVIGDGTWIGSNVTIMEGARIGKNCNIFPGAVISAVPQDLKFGGEDSLAIIGDNCTIRECVTINRGTIASGQTLIGNNCLIMAAAHIAHDCHVGDNAIIVNGVLLGGHVTIGNYAIIGGLSAVHQFISVGDHAMISGGSLLRKDVPPFTKAAKEPLSFVGINSVGLRRRGFTPEKIREIQDIYRILYQKNYNTTQAIGIIEAEMEATPERDEILDFIRNSSRGIMKGYSGNS; from the coding sequence ATGAATCAACCCTTAGCATATGTTCATCCGGGTGCAAAAATTGCAAAAAATGTTGTAATAGAACCTTTTACAACGATTCACAATAATGTTGTCATAGGTGACGGAACATGGATAGGTTCAAATGTAACCATAATGGAAGGTGCAAGAATTGGAAAAAATTGCAACATTTTTCCTGGAGCAGTAATTTCTGCCGTTCCACAAGATTTAAAGTTTGGTGGAGAAGATTCTCTGGCCATCATTGGAGACAATTGTACCATTCGCGAATGCGTAACCATCAACAGGGGTACAATCGCTTCAGGCCAAACATTAATAGGAAATAATTGTCTGATTATGGCTGCTGCCCATATCGCACACGATTGTCACGTGGGTGACAATGCCATTATTGTCAATGGAGTACTTTTGGGAGGACATGTAACCATCGGAAATTATGCCATTATTGGAGGATTGTCGGCAGTACACCAATTCATCAGCGTGGGTGATCATGCCATGATTTCGGGAGGTTCCTTGTTGAGAAAAGATGTTCCCCCTTTTACTAAAGCTGCCAAAGAGCCTTTGTCATTCGTCGGAATAAATTCCGTTGGATTAAGAAGAAGAGGATTTACTCCAGAAAAAATCAGGGAAATTCAAGACATCTACAGAATCCTGTATCAAAAAAATTACAATACCACTCAAGCCATCGGCATTATCGAAGCTGAGATGGAGGCTACTCCAGAACGTGACGAGATATTGGATTTCATCCGAAATTCATCAAGAGGAATCATGAAAGGCTATTCCGGAAATTCATAA
- the efp gene encoding elongation factor P, giving the protein MASTSDIKNGLCIKYNNDIYKIIEFLHVKPGKGPAFVRTKLKSLSNGKVLDNTFSAGHKIEEVRVENHKFQFLYPEGDEFHFMNVESFEQISLNKNVLDSPDLLKEGESVMIAINTETDLPLSVEMPASVVLVVTYAEPGVKGNTATNATKSATVETGATVNVPLFINEGDKIKIDTTSGNYMERVKE; this is encoded by the coding sequence ATGGCATCAACATCAGACATCAAAAACGGATTGTGTATCAAATACAATAACGATATTTATAAAATCATCGAATTTCTTCACGTAAAACCGGGTAAAGGACCAGCTTTCGTTAGAACAAAACTGAAAAGTTTATCTAATGGTAAAGTTTTGGACAACACCTTTTCGGCAGGACACAAAATTGAAGAAGTGCGTGTGGAAAACCATAAATTCCAATTTTTGTATCCAGAAGGTGATGAATTTCATTTTATGAATGTAGAGTCTTTTGAACAAATATCATTAAACAAAAATGTATTGGATTCACCAGATTTATTGAAAGAAGGCGAAAGTGTAATGATTGCCATCAACACCGAAACTGATTTACCTCTTTCTGTAGAAATGCCGGCTTCCGTAGTTCTTGTAGTGACTTATGCAGAGCCAGGAGTTAAAGGAAATACCGCTACAAACGCAACAAAATCAGCCACGGTTGAAACAGGAGCAACCGTGAATGTACCGTTGTTTATCAACGAAGGTGACAAAATCAAGATTGATACAACTTCCGGAAATTATATGGAACGCGTAAAAGAATAG
- a CDS encoding UDP-3-O-(3-hydroxymyristoyl)glucosamine N-acyltransferase encodes MKFPKINTLQEIAAILDCEFVGDANFPVSGMNEIHVVESGDIVFVDHPKYYDKALNSAATTILINKNVECPAGKSLLISDDPFRDFNILTRHFKPFQFSNVAISASAKVGEGTIIQPNSFIGNHVVIGKNCLIHSNVSIYDHTIIGDNVIIHAGTILGADAFYYKKRAEGFDQLVSGGRVVIKDNVGIGALCTIDKGVTGDTTIGEGTKLDNQVHVGHDTVIGKKCLIASQTGIAGCVIIEDEVTIWGQVGTTSGITIGKKAVILGQTGVTKSVEGGKTYFGTPIEESREKLKQLANVKKLPGILEQLKSL; translated from the coding sequence ATGAAATTCCCCAAAATAAATACACTACAGGAAATTGCCGCAATTCTGGATTGCGAGTTTGTTGGCGATGCCAATTTTCCGGTTTCTGGAATGAACGAAATTCACGTGGTGGAATCCGGTGACATTGTTTTTGTAGATCATCCCAAATATTACGACAAAGCCTTGAACTCGGCGGCAACGACCATTTTGATAAACAAAAATGTGGAATGTCCAGCAGGAAAATCCTTGCTGATTTCGGATGACCCTTTTAGGGATTTCAATATTTTAACTAGACATTTCAAGCCTTTCCAATTTTCCAATGTTGCCATTTCGGCTTCCGCCAAAGTAGGGGAAGGAACCATAATCCAACCCAATTCTTTTATAGGAAACCACGTTGTCATTGGAAAAAATTGCCTCATTCATTCGAATGTTTCCATTTATGACCATACCATAATTGGTGACAACGTGATTATTCACGCAGGAACCATTCTTGGGGCTGACGCTTTTTATTATAAAAAACGAGCGGAAGGTTTCGACCAATTAGTTTCAGGAGGAAGAGTGGTCATCAAGGACAATGTTGGCATTGGCGCACTTTGCACCATTGACAAAGGAGTTACGGGCGATACAACCATTGGCGAAGGAACAAAATTGGACAATCAAGTGCATGTTGGACACGATACCGTAATTGGAAAAAAATGCTTGATTGCTTCACAAACCGGCATTGCAGGTTGCGTAATCATCGAAGACGAAGTTACTATTTGGGGACAAGTAGGAACCACAAGCGGGATAACCATTGGTAAAAAAGCAGTGATTCTGGGACAAACAGGAGTCACAAAATCGGTGGAAGGCGGCAAAACTTATTTTGGTACGCCAATAGAGGAATCTCGCGAAAAATTGAAGCAATTGGCGAATGTCAAAAAATTGCCGGGCATTCTAGAGCAGTTAAAGAGCTTGTAA
- a CDS encoding nuclear transport factor 2 family protein, which produces MKPKDIVLDFYKSDVLLDKKTVSELLHPEVTIDWNSSEGFIQMDYEDMMSLTDQMARAYIRSKIRISHILQEDNLVSLRFSHFVKTIENPREDMLLGNFFVIWEIKDEKLFKGFQMSHFS; this is translated from the coding sequence ATGAAACCAAAAGATATTGTTCTCGATTTTTACAAATCTGATGTTCTCTTGGACAAGAAAACAGTGAGTGAGTTGTTGCATCCAGAAGTCACGATCGACTGGAATAGCAGCGAAGGATTTATTCAAATGGATTATGAGGACATGATGTCACTTACAGACCAAATGGCAAGAGCTTATATTCGATCCAAAATTAGAATTAGCCACATTCTTCAAGAAGACAATCTGGTTTCTTTGCGTTTCTCCCACTTTGTAAAGACGATTGAAAACCCTAGGGAAGACATGCTTTTGGGTAATTTTTTCGTCATTTGGGAAATCAAGGACGAAAAATTGTTTAAAGGTTTTCAAATGAGTCATTTTTCTTGA
- the sucD gene encoding succinate--CoA ligase subunit alpha encodes MSVLVNKDSKIIVQGFTGSEGTFHASQMIEYGTNVVGGVTPGKGGTTHLDRPVFNTVKDAVDQAGADTTIIFVPPAFAADAIMEAADAGIKVIIAITEGIPVADMIKANNYIKTRNCTLIGPNCPGVITPGEAKVGIMPGFVFKKGTVGIVSKSGTLTYEAADQVVKQGLGITTAIGIGGDPIIGTTTKQAVELLMNDPETECIVMIGEIGGQLEADAAKWIKADGNRKPVVGFIAGETAPKGRTMGHAGAIVGGADDTAEAKKRIMRECGIHVVDSPAEIGKKVKEVLG; translated from the coding sequence ATGAGCGTTTTAGTCAATAAAGATTCCAAAATTATTGTTCAAGGATTTACGGGTAGCGAAGGAACTTTCCACGCTTCTCAAATGATTGAATATGGAACAAATGTAGTAGGTGGAGTAACTCCAGGAAAAGGAGGAACAACCCATTTAGACCGTCCAGTTTTCAATACCGTTAAAGACGCCGTTGATCAGGCAGGTGCCGATACTACAATCATTTTTGTTCCGCCGGCTTTTGCTGCCGATGCCATTATGGAAGCTGCCGATGCAGGAATCAAGGTTATCATCGCCATCACCGAAGGAATTCCGGTTGCCGACATGATTAAAGCCAACAATTATATCAAAACTAGAAATTGTACCTTGATTGGGCCAAACTGTCCGGGTGTAATCACTCCAGGTGAAGCAAAAGTAGGTATTATGCCAGGTTTTGTCTTCAAAAAAGGAACAGTGGGAATTGTTTCAAAATCAGGAACTTTAACTTACGAAGCAGCTGACCAAGTGGTAAAACAAGGATTGGGAATTACAACTGCCATTGGAATTGGTGGAGATCCAATTATTGGAACAACTACAAAACAAGCGGTTGAATTGTTAATGAACGATCCAGAAACAGAATGTATCGTGATGATTGGAGAAATCGGAGGCCAATTGGAAGCGGATGCAGCCAAATGGATCAAAGCCGATGGAAATCGCAAACCGGTAGTTGGATTTATTGCAGGTGAAACTGCTCCAAAAGGAAGAACTATGGGTCACGCAGGTGCGATTGTTGGTGGAGCCGACGATACAGCCGAAGCCAAAAAACGCATTATGAGAGAATGTGGTATCCACGTTGTTGACTCTCCTGCCGAAATTGGAAAAAAAGTAAAAGAAGTATTGGGATAA
- a CDS encoding DUF7619 domain-containing protein: MKKLYFLLVGICFFNVVNSQIINFPDVNFKSMLLESNSVNFIAKDENGNNITIDLNLNREIEVSEALNVYQITILRNTNRPYLVSLAGIENFTNLRKIMCVEQHLSQVDCSQLINLEEIDFSYNQLVNINLTGLIHLKKIKCYGNLLTSLNTTDLVSLEYLDCSSNKIPSINVSTCLNLQKLYCLYNNLSSLNVAGLSHLTEINCEDNHLTTLNLSGLLSLIDFSCRRNQLTSLNLPDSNNLKVLFCGGNLLTTFNLPNLTLLTNIDCSYNLLTSINLTNQINLVSLYCNNNSLTQLDVSHTNLSELYCEDNNIKSIDISNCSNMFRFTCSNNPNLTYLNLKNGNGTNYNYYMNKIPKLTYVCVDEEEYNDIYYRIYYYSSSSKFEINSYCSFVPGGAYYTIQGNTKLDTNNNGYDNSDDIYPNLNFSITDGINKGNFISDSSGNYSIPVQAGAHTITPNIENPNYFTVSPSSVSVTFPTQTSPFIQNFCIAPKGVHNDLEVTILPTIPARPGFDATYKIIYKNKGNHTQSGSVNLSFNDAVLDLVSAIPTTNNQVIDKLTWNYTNLKPLESREITVTLNVNSPMETPAVNIGDRLSFNALINPVTGDEKPVDNSSALRHSVVGSFDPNDKTCLEGDIITPDLIGEYVNYLIRFENTGTYPAQNIVVKDLIDLTKFDISTLVPTKASHDFVTKISDGNKVEFIFENINLPFDNATNDGYIAFKIKTLPTLVVGDSFENEANIFFDYNFPVLTNKAKSTFKSLGTPDFEFSDYFSLYPNPAIDTLNIGTKSLIEVESMAVYDILGQLVIAIPDAATVSNIDVSILTSGNYFLKMNTNKGTSNVKFIKK; the protein is encoded by the coding sequence ATGAAAAAACTATACTTTTTACTTGTTGGAATTTGCTTTTTTAATGTTGTAAATTCCCAGATTATTAATTTTCCTGATGTGAATTTTAAATCAATGTTGTTAGAGTCAAATTCAGTAAATTTTATTGCAAAAGATGAGAATGGAAATAATATTACTATTGATTTGAATTTGAACCGTGAAATTGAAGTTAGTGAAGCTTTGAATGTTTACCAAATTACTATTCTAAGAAACACTAATCGTCCTTATTTGGTTTCCCTTGCTGGTATTGAAAATTTTACCAATCTAAGGAAGATAATGTGTGTAGAACAACATTTATCTCAGGTTGATTGTAGTCAATTGATTAATTTAGAAGAAATTGATTTCAGTTATAACCAATTGGTTAATATTAATTTAACGGGTTTAATACATTTGAAAAAGATTAAATGTTACGGTAATTTATTAACTTCTTTAAACACGACTGATTTAGTAAGTTTAGAATATTTAGATTGTAGTAGCAATAAGATTCCGAGTATCAATGTTTCAACTTGCTTAAATCTTCAAAAATTATATTGCTTATATAATAATTTAAGTAGTTTAAATGTTGCGGGATTGAGTCATCTTACAGAAATTAATTGTGAAGACAATCATTTAACCACGTTGAACTTATCAGGTTTGTTAAGCCTAATTGATTTTAGTTGTAGAAGAAACCAACTGACAAGTTTAAATCTTCCAGATTCCAATAATTTGAAGGTTTTGTTTTGTGGCGGTAATTTGCTAACCACATTCAATCTACCCAATTTAACTTTGTTAACTAATATAGATTGCAGTTATAATTTATTGACTTCAATTAATCTTACGAATCAGATAAATTTGGTTTCATTATACTGTAATAATAATTCGTTGACTCAACTAGATGTTTCCCATACTAATTTATCCGAGTTATATTGTGAAGATAATAATATTAAAAGCATTGATATTTCAAACTGCAGTAATATGTTCCGTTTTACATGTAGTAATAATCCAAATTTGACTTATCTAAATTTGAAAAATGGAAATGGAACCAATTATAATTATTATATGAATAAAATTCCAAAGCTCACTTATGTTTGTGTCGATGAGGAAGAATATAATGATATTTACTATAGGATATATTATTATTCAAGCAGTTCAAAATTTGAAATAAACTCCTATTGTTCATTTGTTCCAGGAGGGGCTTATTATACTATTCAAGGAAATACTAAACTTGATACAAATAACAATGGTTATGATAATTCTGATGACATTTACCCAAATTTAAATTTCAGCATTACCGATGGAATTAATAAAGGAAATTTCATTTCAGATTCTTCAGGAAATTATTCCATTCCAGTGCAAGCAGGAGCTCATACCATAACTCCAAATATAGAAAACCCTAATTATTTTACCGTTTCGCCATCATCAGTAAGTGTTACTTTTCCAACGCAAACCAGTCCGTTTATTCAAAATTTTTGCATCGCTCCAAAAGGCGTTCATAATGATTTGGAAGTAACTATTTTGCCCACCATTCCGGCAAGACCGGGATTTGATGCGACTTATAAAATTATTTATAAAAACAAAGGAAATCATACGCAATCAGGATCTGTGAATCTAAGTTTTAATGATGCTGTTTTGGATTTGGTTTCCGCAATTCCAACAACAAATAATCAAGTTATTGATAAATTGACGTGGAATTATACAAATTTAAAACCTCTAGAAAGCCGCGAAATTACAGTAACACTTAACGTGAATTCTCCAATGGAAACTCCTGCCGTGAATATTGGCGACCGTTTGAGTTTTAACGCTTTGATTAATCCTGTAACAGGCGACGAAAAACCAGTTGATAATTCCTCGGCTTTGCGCCATAGTGTGGTAGGTTCCTTTGATCCTAATGATAAAACCTGTCTAGAAGGTGATATTATTACGCCAGATTTGATTGGAGAATATGTCAATTATTTAATCCGTTTTGAGAATACAGGAACCTATCCCGCCCAAAATATTGTTGTAAAAGACTTAATTGATTTGACCAAATTTGATATTTCGACTTTAGTTCCAACTAAAGCCAGTCACGATTTTGTTACCAAAATATCCGATGGCAACAAAGTAGAATTTATCTTCGAAAACATCAATCTTCCTTTTGATAATGCTACAAATGACGGTTACATAGCTTTTAAAATCAAAACCTTGCCAACGCTTGTTGTGGGAGATTCATTTGAAAATGAAGCCAATATCTTTTTTGATTATAATTTCCCCGTGTTGACCAATAAAGCCAAATCTACGTTCAAGAGTTTAGGAACACCAGATTTTGAATTTTCCGATTATTTCAGTCTGTATCCAAATCCTGCAATTGATACTTTAAACATTGGAACGAAAAGTTTAATTGAAGTAGAATCTATGGCAGTTTATGATATTTTGGGACAATTGGTTATTGCTATTCCTGATGCGGCAACTGTTTCAAATATTGATGTTTCTATACTGACTTCCGGAAATTACTTCCTAAAAATGAATACCAATAAAGGAACTTCGAATGTGAAGTTTATTAAGAAATAA
- a CDS encoding T9SS type B sorting domain-containing protein — protein sequence MKKIFFVLLMTLNSYIIKAQLVIDNSTQTPLELAQNVLLGQGINISNVKFNNSAISANTINDQIEQFSNGTTTNIGIDKGIILSTGNSLIAKGPNDRPLATLPTSNSYIGDNDLYILSNNQVIKSVAILEFDFVPTGNKLNFNFVFASEEYPEFVNDTYNDNFGFFLSGPGITGPFSGNAKNIALIPNTSLPVSINNLNNGVSNSGPCEYCQYYINNESGTTIQYDGFTKVLGATSDVQCGQTYHIKLAIANVGDDNYDSAVFIEGASFSSPGINLGEDLNLCSVNQYELNSGLDSSIIHQWTLDGQIIPNESSPVLIINKSGTYGVKATPLGTGCPASDEIKVGFNMVKIPEISCGVKTSNSIQFDWLPIPNITEYSISYRIGFNPEIQIGSVGNINSYTVSGATPGELVAIIVTAIDTKTNCFNSAARSCLLDTCLDSPTINLNQGSISQQICENTAISDIIFTIGGGATNASITSGSLPAGVTASLIGDQFTIKGIATTEGLFNYTISTSGSCGANASISGSITVIQKTNPTFNSIAPICAGETIAPLPLQSNNGISGTWSPALNNLATTEYTFTPDINQCANPAKLTITVNSKTTPIFNAVAPICAGETIATLPLISNNAISGTWSPALNNLATTEYTFTPDFGQCANPAKLTIAVNSKATPLFNLVAPICAGETIAALPLISNNAFSGTWSPALNNLATTEYTFTPDINQCANSAKLTITVNSKATPLFNQVAPICVGETIAALPLISNNNISGTWSPALNNLATTEYTFTPDFGQCAIPTKLTINVNPKPIPLLTNGQICIDKNTNTIIQSYILDSKLDPRDYYFEWFLNGNVIINAIGNTLETVEKGIYSVIATDKTTNCSSALIEATITETFSDSTVVEIEQTNSFNDAATITISIIQGIGNYEYQLDNGIFQTSPVFSEVAAGSHIINIIDVNGCTNLSKEIVVLGYPKFFTPNGDGNNDTWNIIGFNTQSNPIIYILDRYGKLLKQMSSNGLGWDGTFNGYPLPSSDYWFEVRFLEDGIPKEFKSHFSLKR from the coding sequence ATGAAAAAAATATTTTTTGTTCTTTTAATGACATTAAATAGTTACATTATCAAAGCCCAATTGGTAATAGATAACAGTACCCAAACTCCACTAGAGCTAGCTCAAAATGTATTGTTGGGACAAGGTATTAATATATCGAACGTTAAATTTAACAACTCTGCGATAAGTGCCAACACAATAAATGATCAAATTGAACAATTTTCTAATGGAACAACAACTAATATTGGTATAGATAAAGGTATAATTTTAAGCACAGGAAATTCATTAATTGCTAAAGGTCCAAATGACCGGCCTTTGGCAACTTTACCCACTTCCAATTCTTATATTGGCGACAATGATTTATATATTCTTTCCAATAATCAAGTTATTAAAAGTGTTGCTATTCTCGAATTTGATTTTGTGCCAACGGGAAACAAATTGAATTTCAATTTTGTTTTTGCTTCGGAGGAATATCCTGAATTTGTTAATGATACTTATAATGACAATTTCGGTTTCTTTTTGAGTGGACCAGGTATAACTGGCCCTTTTTCTGGAAATGCCAAAAATATAGCTTTGATTCCTAATACTAGTCTTCCAGTTTCTATCAATAATCTCAATAATGGAGTTTCAAATTCTGGTCCCTGTGAATATTGCCAATACTATATTAATAACGAAAGTGGAACAACCATACAATACGATGGGTTTACCAAAGTTTTAGGCGCAACGTCTGATGTACAATGTGGACAAACTTATCACATCAAACTTGCCATTGCCAATGTAGGTGACGACAATTATGATTCGGCAGTATTTATTGAAGGAGCTAGTTTTAGTTCACCGGGAATTAATTTAGGAGAGGATTTAAATTTATGTTCTGTAAATCAATATGAACTTAATTCAGGTTTAGACTCTTCGATTATTCATCAATGGACTTTAGATGGTCAAATTATACCTAATGAATCGAGTCCTGTTTTAATTATTAATAAATCGGGAACTTATGGTGTCAAAGCAACTCCACTGGGTACAGGTTGCCCGGCTTCTGATGAAATAAAAGTAGGTTTTAATATGGTAAAAATACCCGAAATCTCTTGTGGTGTAAAAACATCTAATTCTATACAATTCGATTGGTTACCAATTCCTAACATTACTGAATATTCTATCTCATATCGAATTGGATTCAATCCAGAAATACAAATTGGCTCTGTTGGCAATATCAATTCGTACACAGTTTCTGGAGCCACTCCAGGTGAACTTGTAGCAATTATTGTTACAGCAATCGATACTAAAACAAATTGCTTCAATTCTGCGGCGCGATCCTGCCTACTAGATACTTGCTTGGACTCACCCACAATAAATTTAAATCAAGGTTCTATTTCGCAACAAATTTGCGAAAACACGGCTATTTCAGATATCATTTTTACAATTGGTGGAGGAGCAACAAATGCGTCAATAACCTCAGGCAGTTTACCCGCTGGTGTAACAGCCAGTTTAATTGGAGATCAATTTACTATTAAAGGAATTGCAACTACTGAAGGTCTATTTAATTATACTATTTCTACCTCTGGTAGTTGCGGTGCAAACGCTAGTATTAGTGGTTCAATAACCGTAATCCAAAAAACAAATCCAACATTTAATTCAATTGCTCCAATTTGTGCTGGAGAAACTATTGCTCCACTCCCATTACAATCCAACAATGGAATTTCAGGAACTTGGAGTCCTGCTTTAAACAATTTAGCGACGACTGAATATACTTTTACACCAGATATAAATCAATGTGCTAACCCCGCCAAATTAACGATTACAGTTAATTCCAAAACAACACCAATATTCAATGCAGTCGCTCCTATTTGTGCTGGAGAAACTATTGCGACATTACCTTTGATTTCTAACAATGCCATTTCAGGAACTTGGAGTCCTGCTTTGAACAATTTAGCAACTACTGAATATACTTTTACACCAGATTTTGGTCAATGTGCTAATCCCGCCAAATTAACGATTGCAGTTAATTCCAAAGCAACACCACTATTCAATCTAGTCGCTCCTATTTGTGCTGGAGAAACTATTGCGGCATTACCTTTGATTTCTAACAATGCCTTTTCAGGAACTTGGAGTCCTGCTTTAAACAATTTAGCGACGACTGAATATACTTTTACACCAGATATTAATCAATGTGCAAATTCAGCCAAATTAACGATTACAGTTAATTCGAAAGCAACACCACTATTTAATCAAGTCGCTCCTATTTGTGTTGGAGAAACTATTGCCGCATTACCGTTGATTTCCAATAATAACATCTCAGGAACTTGGAGTCCTGCTTTAAACAATTTAGCGACGACTGAATATACTTTTACACCAGATTTTGGTCAATGTGCAATTCCTACTAAATTAACAATAAACGTTAATCCAAAACCAATTCCATTATTAACTAATGGGCAAATTTGTATAGATAAAAACACAAATACAATCATTCAGTCCTATATTTTGGATTCAAAGTTGGATCCAAGAGATTATTATTTCGAATGGTTTTTGAATGGAAATGTAATAATCAATGCCATTGGAAATACTTTAGAAACGGTCGAAAAAGGAATTTATTCGGTAATCGCTACTGACAAAACCACAAATTGTTCCTCGGCACTTATTGAAGCTACTATTACAGAAACTTTTTCGGATTCAACTGTCGTTGAAATAGAACAAACCAACAGTTTTAATGATGCTGCAACAATTACAATATCAATTATACAAGGAATAGGAAATTACGAATACCAACTAGATAACGGAATATTTCAAACCTCTCCTGTTTTTTCAGAAGTAGCTGCGGGCTCTCATATCATAAATATTATAGATGTCAATGGATGCACTAATTTAAGCAAAGAAATTGTCGTGTTAGGATATCCCAAATTTTTTACACCAAACGGGGATGGCAACAACGACACTTGGAATATCATTGGATTTAATACGCAATCCAACCCAATAATCTATATATTAGATCGTTACGGAAAACTGTTAAAGCAAATGAGTTCGAATGGTTTAGGTTGGGACGGAACTTTTAACGGTTATCCTTTACCTTCTTCCGATTATTGGTTTGAGGTAAGATTTCTTGAAGATGGAATTCCAAAAGAATTCAAATCACATTTTTCATTAAAACGATAA